A window of Malania oleifera isolate guangnan ecotype guangnan chromosome 2, ASM2987363v1, whole genome shotgun sequence genomic DNA:
ctcttctgaccacatgtcgggaatacaacgacattcaaataaaatatttttcatacaacCAAGGTGCTTCTAAAAAGAAAATGTGTACATCAATAAAGCACAAATGCCCTCACGTATTATATGAATATAAGCTCATTGTGAGCATGtggattttctcaaaaataatccTTGAATAAAAAGTATATAAGATAAGAGCTCAAGGATGTTAAACTCAAATAAAATttctctccaaaaatatttttccaaatagaGTGTTGGAGAATCTAGCGTTtatgactcaaaaatatttttgtaaataaacACAAAGGAGCCCTTGGATCTTGCAATGGAAGTGCAAGATACACAAGCAATGCAAATATTTCCCCTCCAAAAATATTTAACAAAGAATAATGTGGGAGGAACTTGAAGAATACTCccaaaatatgatatgaaaataaataggatatgagagtaaaagatatttgatttgtaaaacaaatgcccaaaagtATGTTTAAAATAAAACTCTCTTGAAAGATGtaacaaaagaaataataaagagagtaaaaattaagtataaaatttgagagaatttttaggCTAATCAACTTGCTAATTATGAGttatgagggagtatatatagagaTGGGTAGAAATATGACGTTGGGAACATGCTGGTtattattagaaaagataaattaatttttaagtgtGTTTAGGCATTTAAAAATGGCTTAACCCAAGagattcggtcaaccgaggaCAAGGGCTGGTCGGTCGAGTAAGGGTGATTtccgaaccttcgtaggtttggttgaccggggcTTAAGACTGGTCTACCGGTTCTTCATGGTTGGTCGATCGAGGTGATTTTGAATTGAAGGATTGGTCGGCCGGGGACAGATGAAAAGTCAAATATTATTGGTCGGTTAACCATGGAAGTTACGTTTAAAATAGGGTTGGTCAACTGAGGtttagtcaaacatttgacttttgCCCTACGGTGTATTCAGTCGACTAAGCTGATTAATACTAGAACTCATCGACCGACCAAGCTCAGTTACTTCCTCAATTTAAACCTAGATTTTGACTTGaaagtaatttttaaaaacccttacTTGATTTTAGCTTTTATAAAAAGGATTTTGAATAAAGTGAAGTGTTTAATCGACcaaggctttttaatttagccaaaaaattTAACGTCAgccgaccttcggtcgaccgaagtttttgCAAACTTCATTTTAACTCTaatctttgaccctaaccaattattatttaagaaaaaaaattttctgtgaaaagtgttggtccctagggtctgtctacgaTCATCTTGAGCTTtgacattcatatcatgcatactatgcattattacatagcaaaatatgaaaatcaaatgcatttacaataagaacaaatgtcttcttgTCTTTTTGCTCTTCCGTCTTCCATGAAGTGCGCCaagagtatgtgctctttaagtgcttctggcttccatttccctttctcttatgTATGTGTCAAATTAAAAACCTGTTCATACACTAAATGTACACATAAGACACTTGtgctttgtcatcatcaaaatagggaccagactcaaaaaatcaacaaatttATTACTCTAATAATCAATTCATATCCGCAACTCTTCTTTTTCTATTTGTTTTTACTAATTATATGCGTATTTTTGTTTCAATATATGCCATAACTTAAATTTGcatgtaatttttttaaataatgatttgaaaCTACCTTTGAgagatttttgtggtattattttcttttctaagttatTTTCCATTGATATTAGTGCTTCGCGCCTCTTCATGGAATTAGATTTCCTTATTCATTGTAAATGGGTTGATTTTGGTTTACTTTAAACTATTGTAGATCTTggtaaatttatgattttttctaTGTGTGAATATGTTTTcgaaaaactaaaattaaacaaAGAATTTTTCTAATTCATTAAAATAATGTTGGGAGGAAAACATTCAAATTTTGGTTGATTTAAACAAAGAATTTTTTCTAAattcatttaaataatatttGGGAGGAATACATTCAAATTTTGGttgattttcttttcattttctttaatcTCAAATATTAGTGCATATATGGTGGTAAGCCAATTgccaataattttttttcttggattTGATATAGAAGATGATCTAAAAAACATTTTACATATTTGATTcagaatattaaatttattgttTATTTTCTCCTATAACTTTACTAGGTGAGGCTACTTTTAATACATTAACTTCAAATATATCACATGAATTAGTAACTAACTTCAACTATAACGCTTTTTTCATATTGATTTGACACTTTAAATTTATTTACCCAAGTGTTGTCATatttagaaaattatgaaaattggTTTAAAACTCTAATTATAATAATTGTTACCGTAGTCATAATTTATTGTGCtatactaataataaataaactataTATTACAGTTTAAAGCAAAGTACAGTTTCAATGCAAAATTGTTACTTTGATTCCATTTTATGGTCTTGTAATTTTTGTTAATTTTGTTGCATTGTTACTAGAGTAAGGTTTAACAAGCAACTGCATAGGTGGAGACATTGATTGCTAAAGTACCTCCATTCGAAgaacaaaaaaaaggaaaagagaaaaagagaaagatcCGATATTGCTACAAAACTTTCTAATTCATCAATCGTAGAATACTTAGATCCTCTGTTTGGAGAGgttatgaatttgaatttgtattggttTTGGCGAAGATGTAATGTAAAATTGTATTagaatttgtccaaatccacttAAATCAAAATTCGAGGTCTGAATCCATGATGTAGCAAGAGAGCATTTGGACATCTACTTGTACATAAAAACTTTCCTCATAGTCAAAAggccaaattcaaattttatgtttctCAATTAATTAAATGTTACTTCTTAACTCTTTCTTACCAATAAGAAACTTTAGAATTCATCTTTTAGCTCTTTAGGAGGCCTTAATTATGCAACACTTGTAGAAGAAGTGTTTCTTCTCAAGCTAGTATGCCGTTTAGAAAAAGAATCTTATAAATTGGACAAGAGTCAGAGGCACCATGACCGTGTTACTAATCCTCTTTTTTAGCTTGACATTTCAAGTAATTTTTTATTCGTTGTAATATGTAGCGATTGTTTTCTGTGACTATTGGTTTTTTCTTAACTTAAAATATGCATTTGAAGAGTTTCACTACGAAGGATGACATAAGATTTACTCTAAAAAAATCCTATCTACCCAGGcggctataaaaaaaaaaaaaaaaaaaattcaaattcactaATTTTACATGTATGATAGACATAATATTCATTATTGAACTTGAACCAAAGCTTTatcattaatttaaaatttatttttttgttatcatATATTTGAATTGGAcatgttattttcataaaatatttcaaaagcCAAATATGCATTAATTAGTATATGAATTTGAGGAAAATTTTATCTCgacattaaaatttaattttttaaaattaaaatatttgtagatacataaaataattttcaccAACTAGTTTGAATGGAATACGATATAAAATTACGATAAATTTTCATGTAAATTAATACCACTATAAATTAAGATCCAAAATCAAAATGACGATTCAAAACATTGATTAACataaattttagttaatttttaatttaaaatggcaaaaatattaattataaatattaatgttaatcaagaaattttaattagaaaatgtTTAAAGTGTGGtgttaatatttatgttaattaacattttaattggTATTcacaatttattaaataaaagtaatattattatttttaattaaaattcaacatAATAGCTAATCTTCGGACACAACTATTTTGATTGATCGATTACTAAATGTTAAATGCTCTTATTAGTATTCCATATTAAACCAAATACTGAAATGGTAATTCTGTTTAGAATCTtataaaaacattaaaaatattatttcataaaaatatttttgatgctGCAAATCAACGACCCCCTCAAAAGAAAACTAAAATTAAAGTGAAACGTTTCTGTCCACCCGTCCAGACTCTCCAACTTGGAGACCCAAATCCTTTGAAGCTTCCCAAAGAGAAGTTCAATCTTTCATCTACAACCGACCATTCAAAGAGGAGGAGCCCCTCGAGAAATTGAGAATCGTCAACGTGCGCTGAGTGGGCCCCACGCTTACCATAAACAGTTCTGCATTGGGCTGACCCTTTTTTGTAGGCCCGGCCCGGCCCGGCCGCCCGCCTTTGAACCGGAGACTGGTGGGCCCCAACTTTTTAATTTTCACACACGAGCATCTGGACAACCGTGATCCACCGTCCCCAAAGCACAGGCACATCACGGTCTAAGAACCTCAGCCGTCCGATTTCCAGAATCCCTTGGCGTGTGCCATGGGCTCCACGTCTGCACAAAAGATTCTCTTGGTGACGTGGCAAATATTTATTGGCTGAATGATAAGGAGCACGGTACACGTGACAGTATCTAAGTGCAGCTCATCCACACAGACCTTCCTAGTCTCCAGCTCCCCAGGCTACTAGCTCCCAATTTATAGTTCCAGAAGCGCACTCATCCCTAGGTCATCGTCTTGCTCTCCACACGCCCccctctcctctttctctctctacgatcATCTTGAGAAGCAGCCGTTAAACCGTTGCGACCTCCATTACTCCTTTGTTGGTGTTGAGGTCTCTGGCTGGCTCCTTCTGCAAGAAACTGTCCATTTCATCTTCTCCTCCGCTTCACGTGAATGCGTGATCGTCATGTATATAACGGCTTCATCCTCAGCAGCACTTCTCAGAGCTTCTAGGGCTAGGTTCacttcctctctctcctctccatTTTCTCTATCCAGAGCTGTTGCTTCGCCGCCTCAGGCTTCGCCTTCTGTCGCCGCCCGTCGATCTCTCAGCTCCGCCACTTCCTCGGCAGCATTTCGATCCCTGCTGTTCTGTTCGGTCCCTCGGTGGAGCCACCGCTTTGATTGGAGCTCTCCGGCTAGCCTGAGGGCTCAGATCAGGACCGCCGCACCTATTATTCATCTTCTCGAGCGAAAGATCGCCACCATGGGTATGGTGCCATGTGTGTGCGTGTATTTGTTTGAATGCCGTGTTTTTGTTTGTGTCTGATTTGGCGATATGTGATTTCCTTCATTGGATTGGCAGAGTCGGAAAGTGCTTGGTTTTGTCTATGATTGTGTTTACGATGTTGTATGCTTGCCGTCTGACTGCTGATAGGACAGAGGATTGTGATGACATGcataagatttaaaattttaattttctttctcttaTACCTTACTAGGTGACGAAACAGGGATCTGTTGGAAGATTAAGCGAGTGAATTTGTGCAAAGATTTATTTTTTGGGTGTTGTCTTACGGTACCTAAACAACTCGAAATGAATTGGTTTTGAAGAATGTTATGAGAGGATATGttcaatgtttttttttcttatctctAATTGCAGAAAATTCGAGTTCGCACAGtgaatttatttttgggaagtctgagcATTTGTGTGGGATTTATGTTGGATGTGCTCAAATTGATCATTTCTGTTGAGAAATTTAAACTTTCAGACTTAGAAAATTACTCGTGAAAATCTCTTGAATGGataagtttttatttattttttgtgccCCTCTCATTGCTTCAACAGCGCAGGTTTAATGAGTCAGTTGTTTAAGTTATGAGTTCCAATATAATtgtattattttccttattttttaacTGTGTGGGTTCAGCTTCGGAGCATCCTTTCAAAGGAATCTTGACTGGCCTTCCCAAGCCTAGTGGTGGTGAATTCGGGAGGTTCTATAGCTTGCCTGCACTGAATGATCCAAGAATTGGTAATTATCTACAACTAGTTAATTGGACATCTATGTCTTTTTACTTTATTTAATGCTGCAAATTAGTGCATCACCTACTTTATCTTCCTTTACACGGACAAAGTATGTTCCTAAGGCTTATGTTGGATTCACACTCATGTGAAATTGGACATATTCTGATGCTCATGGATATGTCAACATTATTAAGTTGCTGTCattatgaataataataataataataataataataataataataatactgaatTTTGAATGCTCAATCAATTGTTGTTGGTAGATGTTGGACATCTTACAAGTTTTTAAATATGTCTCATCTTTCACTGTGGAACTACAGACAGTTGAGCAtaatcatattgatattttaaaatggttTGAGTAACAACACATTTAAACTGCCTAGTTTATTGGGTGTATGCACATTCATGCACAggcattaatttaataattttctaCAGGTTTTTTACGGCCTTTTTGTTTATAAAGATTTCATGTGTTTTATGTCTTTATTGTTGCTTCAATCTGTTTCCCATGTTAGGGTGTCTAAAAAGTGCTGTTCCTTTTggttattttcttttatattttttccaaatGTACATGGGTAATTTTCATATTGGCTGTATAATTGTTTCTTCTGCAATTATAGCCAGTTTATACGGTGGTAAGgcatgtaaaatattttttagaatattatTCTCATAACCTCGTGAGAAATTCAGTGTTGCCCTTGTTGTGTGAGTGACTGATAAAGCGCAAAATTTTTCCCATATGCATAACAGATAAGCTGCCATACTCAATTAGGATCCTTCTTGAGTCTGCAATTCGTAATTGCGATAACTTCCAAGTCACCAAGGAAGATGTTGAGAAGATTATAGATTGGGAAAATACTTCCCCAAAGCAAGTTGAAATTCCTTTTAAGCCTGCTCGTGTTCTGTTGCAGGTATTGTCTTGACAGACTTCAATATAATttccataactttcatgtttttAACTTCTTACTTCTCTGCTTTGCGTCTAGGATTTTACTGGTGTACCGGCTGTGGTTGACCTTGCTTGCATGCGTGATGCCATGAACAAGCTTGGCAGTGATTCGAACAAGATTAATCCTTTGGTtcgtattttaaaattatttagcAGAACTTGGTACTGTGATTTTAAGATTTTGATATTCATGGAACACTGTAAACTGGATATTTTGCGGCTTTTTTTGGATGAGTTTTAAAGGCTTCCAACCTGGGATAAGATGTGTTGTAGTTTGATGAGATTTTAATGCATGTTTAAATAACACTAGGATCCTTTGAATTCAAGAACTTTCAAGGATTGCACAACTTCTCCTTGTTTGTTATGGGATAGAGTTGTGTTTCCTGCCTTATTTTGGGCTCATTCTTTTGGTCTTGTTACTCTTTTTAGGGGATGTTGCTGCCTAACCTGTAAAGGCATTGGAGGGTACCTTTTTGTAATTGTTTATTActgttcttttgttttttttggagGACATCTTGTTCTTCTAGCTCTGTACTTTTGTTCTGTTagtatatttttttccttaaccaaaaaaaaaaaaaggttttggtTCACAGAATTGGGGCTGGAATGTAATCAAAGTTCAGACCCTGATCCCATTATGACGTTTGATTTACATATATGAGGTTGAAATTGCGGAATGCAAATGCTCCCATTAACAAAATGGTGATTATGCCTCTTTTTGGTAGGAATCTAGGAATTATAATTccattctgattttttttttttttttttgaaaaaactatTATAACCCTGACTAAAGAacaaaatacccaaaaaaaatgaaaaataaaaaataaaaagctaAACGTCCAGGCTGGACCATCATCAGTGTTCCCGTCTCTCTGTTCCTCCTCCCTTCTTGCTGCTGCACACACTATTTCTCTCCATCTCTCCATCACCAACCTCTGCCTCCGCACAtctttctctctgtctctctctctctgtggttGTGTTGTGTGCATTGTCTGCACCTCAAGGTTGAAGATAATCCCCTAagttttttactttttaattggTTGTGCATAAGAAAAATAATGTTGAATTGAAGTTATATACTTGgaatattacaaaattaaataattcTACATTAGGGAATTTTCAATAAATTGCTAATTTTCCATCCTATCGCAGCTATCACTGAAGAATACAAAAGAAAAGTGATGAAACTAACAATCATTATATGTGACCAACTGAATGCACTAATAGCCACTAACAGTGATCCATTCCTGACTCAATTTCTTTCTTGCTTCAATTTCATTTTACAGATCAGATTTAGTTTAATTCTTTTGCACCAAAGCAACTTTTCTTTTCCTGATAACTAGTTTGGTAGGATTTCTAGAGTGTTGTGTTGTTGATCTGCATTCCCAACTATTTGCCGAAGTGTCACGTACATTACACTGTGCATTTATctgttttctccaaaaaaattgTTTACAGTTTCTTACTGTGTGATCTTTTAAACAACTGCATGCAGGTTCCTGTGGATCTTGTTGTAGATCATTCAGTTCAAGTTGATGTGGCAAGGTCAGAGAATGCAGTTCAAGCAAACATGGAGCTTGAATTTCAGAGAAACAAGGAGAGATTTGCTTTCCTTAAATGGGGTTCTACTGCTTTCCATAACATGCTTGTTGTTCCTCCTGGTTCTGGAATTGTGCACCAGGTAAGGGAATTTagatacaaagaaaaagaaatgtgTTAGTTATATGGATCTATTATTAAGCCAAAAGGTATGAGATTGCAGGTTAACCTTGAGTATCTTGGGCGAGTTGTCTTCAACACTGATGGTGTACTCTACCCAGATAGTGTTGTTGGTACTGATTCCCATACAACTATGATTGATGGCTTAGGGGTTGCTGGCTGGGGAGTTGGAGGTATTGAAGCAGAGGCAGCAATGCTTGGCCAAGTAAGTAATGCCATGGAGACATTATAAGTCTTGCTCATTTTGTGGTCCTTTGCTTTCTTTGCTTCCTGTCAGGATGCCACTTTCATTGTAACCATATTGACATATTTACATCATATTGAAACGCAATCAATCTTGTGTATCTGTACATGGTGCTACATAAACACTGGTTCATTTCTGCAATGGAAACTAGTTTTATGGATATTTAGGACTTATGTACaatttcttcttttcctttccttttctaaGAACTTCATATCTGTGCATGCTTAGGCAATGTTTCCTTGCATTCCATGCCATATGTTGTCATTCTTAACTAGCTTTGACCCTTTGATACTTTTTAAAAATGTTACTTTGTATACTTtgcgtgctctctctctctctctcttgcatgtGCTCTTCTTCATTAGCACAGCATATGGTTTTATCAACATTCAAAGTTTGATGAGTAGGCTTATGATTTTGTCATCCGCagtcttttgttttttttttttcccatactCAAATATATATGCTTCTTCTGACCATATATTATAATGTGAGAGCTCCAAGACAACATAAACCCATTGTAGCTTGTGTTACTTTCTGCTATTGAATTGAACTTGCGTCTCTCACCCATGCTCTTTAAATTACATGGGTACTTGAATTCTGCTGCATTTCTGCTTCTAATGCTGTATTTTCAATATGACAGCCCATGAGCATGGTGTTGCCTGGTGTTGTTGGCTTCAAGTTGTCTGGTAAATTGTGCAATGGTGTCACAGCTACTGACTTGGTTTTGACAGTGACACAAATGCTGAGGAAGCATGGTGTCGTTGGAAAATTTGTTGAGTTCTATGGTATGTTCATAATCATAATCATGTCTGCAAGGCTCGACCTCAGTAATTTTATGTTCCACTTTTTTGCCCTTGACTATTTGATCATTATCTTTTTGTGTATAGGGGATGGTATGAGTGAGCTATCATTAGCTGACAGAGCCACTATAGCGAATATGTCTCCTGAGTATGGTGCAACTATGGGGTTCTTCCCTGTAGATCATGTTACTTTGCAGTATCTTAAATTAACTGGGAGAAGCAATGAGACTGTGAGTGTTTCACAACTGTTACATATGATCCTTTGTTCCATTGTATCTTGTTGCTTTAAGTAGAAAATATTTATGAGATgtgttttttttgtttaaaatttatttttatttaaaatataggTGGAAATGATAGAAGCATATCTGCGTGCAAATAATATGTTCGTGGACTATAATGAGGTAAAACTCTCTTACTTATTTGCCATTTTAAGTAATAAATTCAAGCTGGTATGTTTTAGTTGATGTGTAATTCTTTCATTTGTTTTTCCACCTCCAGCCTCAACAAGAACGAGTATATTCATCTTACTTGCATTTGGATCTTGACGAAGTTAAACCTTGTGTTTCTGGACCAAAAAGGTGTTATGCTTTGTGCTTATGTAGAATTTCACATTTTGATGTTATTCAGCATTTTCTTTGGGGGTAAATCTTTGTTTTATCCTTTATTCTAATTATTCTAATTTCTATTCTTGAAAGACCTCATGATCGGGTTCCATTGAAAGAAATGAAATCTGACTGGCATTCTTGTCTCGATAACAAAGTTGGGTTCAAGGTGAGTAAAATATTCTGTGTGCATATGCTCATGGGTCAAGCTTCTTGTCATGTTGCAGCCTGATCAATGTCTTTCCTTTTGTATTTTCCATTCTGccttttttgaattatttttctATGGCCATCTGACTTCAACTATTTGCCATCTGTTGAATTCTGCTATTTATACCAATGTACATTAGTCAAAAAGTGATAATATGTTGAGGAGATAATCTGGAATGAATTTATTGCTAAATTGGTAGTGCCTATAATTGTGATTGCCGTTTGTCTTTAATGTCTATGCTATAATGCAGGGTTTTGCTGTGCCAAAGGAGGCGCAGGACAAAGTTGCAAAATTCACTTTCCATGGACAGCCAGCAGAGCTAAAGCATGGAAGTGTTGTGATTGCTGCTATCACAAGTTGTACAAATACATCGAACCCTAGTGTTATGCTTGGTGCTGGTCTGGTTGCTAAAAAGGCTTGTGAACTGGGTCTGCAGGTCAGCAATGGTTACATGTGTTATGCATCTTGGATTCTAGAATTTTTTAGTTACCCAAAATTTCTGTCAAATCCAATCAACTTAGATTTTAATTATAAGTTACTTATTTACAAACTTATATTCTCCTCtattttcttgaaataattgTTCACCAGGTCAAGCCATGGGTAAAAACAAGTCTTGCCCCAGGCTCCGGGGTTGTTACTAAATATTTACTCCAAAGGTATTTTTTGTTGTTTTCAAGCTAATGTTCACGTTAAATATTCCAGTGTCATTATTATTTTGCCACCTATCCACTCTCTTGCTTAAGCGAAAAACATCTTCTTTGAATTTGGATTGCTTGTTGCAGTGGGCTGCAAAAATACCTAAATGAGCAGGGCTTCAATATCGTTGGATATGGCTGTACAACATGCATTGGAAATTCGGGGGATTTAGATGAATCAGTTGCTTCTGCAATATCAGAAAATGGTATGGGAATTAAACTATCACATAATCATTAGTCTAATGTGTTATCATCCCTTTTTTGTAACATTCAGTTATTTGATCATTTTGAGgacaattcattttttatttttgatctaATTCAATCCTAATCCTCTTTTGCAGACATAGTTGCTGCTGCTGTGCTTTCTGGAAACCGGAACTTTGAGGGCCGAGTTCATCCTTTAACGAGAGCTAACTACCTAGCTTCACCTCCTTTAGTTGTTGCCTACGCCCTTGCCGGCACGGTACAGAATAGTAACAGAAATAGTGTCATTTATATTTACTAGTCATTGTTTCCTCACTTTTGTTGCACCTGAGTGATTGCAAGTTAGTAATTTTATATGTGACTGAGGtctttacatttttattttaaggTATTGAGAAGCATGTGAACTCAATGATTACTAATATGTGGTACATAAATACACATGGACATACATTACCATGTAAGGTAATTCTAGTTGACAATACTGAAAgcaatataaaattaattaaaaatacgTAATGAAATGTTGGATGCATGTCATGATTCAAGGGTAAGTGCCCCCACTGACAGTTgccgaaatgagaatgctaaggtgaaTGAGCAGTTTTACTTTACAAGATAAATTAGGGAATGGATACACTTGTGGAAAGCTAGGCATAGAGCATATAggagataagataagggaggggcaagTGAGATGGTTTGGGCACCTTGCATTAGTCGAATAATGCACTATTGAGGAGTGATCTAGTTATTGTTTGGCACTGCGAGGGGTAGGGGTAGCCCAAGAAGAACTTGGAATGAGATATTGAGGAAGGATTTAGTGGCCATTTGGAATGGCCTTAAAAATAAGTACTTACTGTGAAAAGTAATTTTAAGTACTGAAGTCAATAAGTAGTGTTTGGTTTACACTTAAATAagttcttattttaaaaagtacaTTTCCAaaccacatttttttttctttaaggaAAACAAGTActtctgaaaaaatatttttttgtaaaaagtacgtgtgtgaaaaagtacttataataagtaattTCAGACAACTTTCAGATAAGTACTTTTTTCAATAAAGTACTTTTCTCTAAGTGGTTCCAAATGATTGCTTAGCAGCCCTATATTTTTTGGAGGATATTGCCAAAGATTGTgcgaattggtggaaaaggattgaTGGAGCCAACCCCATCTAGTGTGACTTAAGGCTCGGTTgttgttaattattttttagagACATTTTAAGCCAATTGAGAATTCCGTGCTTACGTCTTTTGATATGATACTTCCCATATGTATTACTTGTAGTTACATTGTtcttgaaattaaaatttcaaaaagaagaaattaTACAATAATGACAAAGATATCGTATAAGACTGTCCTTATCAACATGAAAAGGTCAATGAAGTTAgtattgatttattatttgacagcatatgtaaatatagcaGGGTATTAGAGTACGTAAGGAGGTACAATACTTTTACATGTATAGGGATAATAGCTTGTGATAGATGTGTatgtattattttaaaaagtCAAGGGCATTATTGTTTCAAGGTTCAttctttgaaaagatatttaacatattttttttaataatttttttgcatttatttatttttataaatgtgtTCTCTTATGTAAAAATTAATATATGAATATAATTGcaacttttttaatttttttttaatttttttataggaATAGTATTAACTCTTGGTATTGTGTGTCAGGCTTTTGGTTTACATTTAT
This region includes:
- the LOC131147806 gene encoding aconitate hydratase, cytoplasmic, coding for MYITASSSAALLRASRARFTSSLSSPFSLSRAVASPPQASPSVAARRSLSSATSSAAFRSLLFCSVPRWSHRFDWSSPASLRAQIRTAAPIIHLLERKIATMASEHPFKGILTGLPKPSGGEFGRFYSLPALNDPRIDKLPYSIRILLESAIRNCDNFQVTKEDVEKIIDWENTSPKQVEIPFKPARVLLQDFTGVPAVVDLACMRDAMNKLGSDSNKINPLVPVDLVVDHSVQVDVARSENAVQANMELEFQRNKERFAFLKWGSTAFHNMLVVPPGSGIVHQVNLEYLGRVVFNTDGVLYPDSVVGTDSHTTMIDGLGVAGWGVGGIEAEAAMLGQPMSMVLPGVVGFKLSGKLCNGVTATDLVLTVTQMLRKHGVVGKFVEFYGDGMSELSLADRATIANMSPEYGATMGFFPVDHVTLQYLKLTGRSNETVEMIEAYLRANNMFVDYNEPQQERVYSSYLHLDLDEVKPCVSGPKRPHDRVPLKEMKSDWHSCLDNKVGFKGFAVPKEAQDKVAKFTFHGQPAELKHGSVVIAAITSCTNTSNPSVMLGAGLVAKKACELGLQVKPWVKTSLAPGSGVVTKYLLQSGLQKYLNEQGFNIVGYGCTTCIGNSGDLDESVASAISENDIVAAAVLSGNRNFEGRVHPLTRANYLASPPLVVAYALAGTVDIDFDKEPIGTGKDGKSIYFRDIWPSTEEIAQAVQSSVLPDMFKSTYKAITTGNPMWNQLSVPAATMYSWDHNSTYIHEPPYFKNMTMDPPGPHGVKDAFCLLNFGDSITTDHISPAGSIHKDSPAAKFLLERGVDRKDFNSYGSRRGNDEIMARGTFANIRLVNKLLNGEVGPKTIHIPTGEKLYVFDAATRYKAAGQDTIVLAGAEYGSGSSRDWAAKGPMLLGVKAVIAKSFERIHRSNLVGMGIIPLCFKAGEDADTLGLTGQERYSIDLPSKISEIRPGQDVTVSTDTGKSFTATARFDTEVELEYFNHGGILPYVIRNLTKQ